The following proteins come from a genomic window of Synechococcus sp. MW101C3:
- a CDS encoding 1-acyl-sn-glycerol-3-phosphate acyltransferase, translating into MTPALIRRERRLCNGISPWLAPLAMAVTQDLALPFQFRRIHVLGRQHLPGEGAVLLAPTHRARWDALVLPHAAGRRVTGRDCRFMVTRTEMQGLQGWFLHRLGCFPVDQSRPGTTPLRYAVDLLAAGQQLVVFPEGHIRREDGPIRLHQGLARLAGLAAGQGVAVNVVPVGIAYGHGRGLRRDEAAVCFEAPLTVQNQSRASVKGLNAQLAVAMQSAEEAARVAVGRPMPGA; encoded by the coding sequence GTGACTCCAGCGTTGATCCGCCGCGAGCGGCGACTCTGCAACGGCATCAGCCCCTGGCTGGCGCCCCTGGCCATGGCTGTCACCCAGGATCTGGCCTTGCCCTTCCAGTTTCGCCGCATTCACGTGCTGGGCCGCCAGCACCTGCCCGGAGAGGGCGCCGTGCTGCTGGCTCCCACGCACCGGGCCCGCTGGGATGCCCTGGTGCTGCCCCATGCGGCCGGCCGGCGCGTCACCGGCCGCGACTGCCGTTTCATGGTGACCCGCACGGAAATGCAGGGCTTGCAGGGTTGGTTCCTGCACCGCCTCGGTTGTTTCCCGGTGGACCAGAGCCGTCCTGGCACCACGCCGCTGCGGTACGCGGTGGATCTGCTGGCGGCCGGCCAGCAACTGGTGGTGTTTCCCGAGGGGCACATCCGCCGTGAGGACGGCCCGATCCGTCTTCATCAGGGACTGGCCCGGCTGGCGGGGCTGGCGGCAGGGCAAGGGGTGGCCGTGAACGTCGTGCCGGTGGGAATCGCCTACGGGCATGGCCGGGGGCTGCGTCGGGATGAGGCAGCGGTGTGTTTCGAGGCCCCGCTCACGGTGCAGAACCAGAGCCGTGCTTCCGTCAAGGGCCTCAATGCCCAGCTGGCGGTGGCGATGCAATCAGCTGAGGAAGCGGCCCGCGTTGCAGTGGGTCGGCCGATGCCAGGCGCCTAG
- a CDS encoding DUF6761 family protein: MTALQNPEAIRHFQSLCDACQDLASRFHSQSELRLYADGYLHALRRTAILDPLSQRRLEELTDRWIMDPSAFVGPNGDMSTLFKNSRN, from the coding sequence ATGACCGCGCTCCAGAACCCCGAAGCCATCCGTCACTTTCAGTCACTCTGCGACGCCTGCCAAGACCTGGCCAGCCGTTTCCATAGCCAGAGTGAGCTGCGGCTTTACGCCGACGGCTACCTGCACGCCCTGCGGCGCACCGCCATCCTCGATCCGCTCTCGCAGCGGCGCCTGGAGGAGCTCACTGACCGCTGGATCATGGACCCCTCCGCTTTCGTGGGGCCCAACGGTGACATGAGCACGCTGTTCAAAAACAGCCGCAACTGA
- a CDS encoding pyridoxine 5'-phosphate synthase, translating into MASLGVNIDHIANVRQARRALEPDPVTMALLAELGGADGITVHLREDQRHIQPRDLELLRATVRSRLNLEMAATAEMEAIALRIRPDMVTLVPEKREEVTTEGGLDVRAQAASLGPLVGRLQAAGIPVSLFVDPDNGQLEASAASGARWVELHTGAYAEASWSEQPLELARLTEGSHVARSLGLRVNAGHGLTYQNVEPVAAIEGMEELNIGHTIVARALAVGLQEAVRQMKALVQNPRRDPLFGSIDP; encoded by the coding sequence ATGGCCAGCCTTGGCGTCAACATCGATCACATCGCCAATGTGCGCCAGGCCCGCCGTGCGCTGGAACCCGATCCCGTGACCATGGCCCTGCTGGCGGAGCTGGGTGGCGCCGACGGCATCACCGTGCACCTGCGGGAAGACCAGCGGCACATCCAGCCGCGGGATCTGGAACTGCTGCGCGCCACCGTGCGCTCACGCCTCAACCTGGAGATGGCCGCCACGGCGGAGATGGAGGCGATCGCCCTGCGCATCCGTCCGGACATGGTGACGCTGGTACCCGAAAAACGGGAGGAAGTGACCACCGAGGGCGGACTCGATGTGCGGGCCCAGGCCGCCAGCCTGGGGCCTCTGGTGGGCCGGTTGCAGGCGGCGGGGATTCCCGTGAGCCTGTTCGTCGACCCCGACAACGGCCAGCTGGAGGCCAGTGCCGCCAGTGGCGCCCGTTGGGTGGAACTTCACACCGGCGCCTACGCCGAGGCCAGCTGGAGCGAACAGCCCCTGGAGCTGGCACGCCTCACCGAAGGCAGCCACGTGGCCCGCAGCCTGGGGCTGCGGGTGAATGCCGGGCACGGGCTCACTTATCAGAACGTGGAGCCGGTAGCGGCCATCGAAGGGATGGAGGAGCTGAACATCGGCCACACGATCGTGGCCCGCGCCCTGGCGGTGGGCCTGCAGGAAGCGGTCCGCCAGATGAAGGCGCTGGTTCAGAATCCACGCCGCGATCCCCTGTTCGGCTCGATCGATCCATGA
- a CDS encoding BolA family protein has translation MVLPDQVRAAIQGSLPDADVEVEDLTGGGDHLQVKVVSAAFEGLSRIRQHQLVYGALRSELASEAIHALALQTSAPA, from the coding sequence ATGGTGTTACCGGATCAGGTCAGAGCAGCGATCCAGGGATCCCTCCCGGACGCTGATGTGGAAGTGGAAGATCTCACCGGCGGTGGCGACCACCTGCAGGTGAAGGTGGTTTCTGCAGCCTTCGAGGGGCTCAGCCGCATCCGCCAGCACCAGCTGGTGTACGGAGCCCTGCGCAGCGAGCTGGCCAGTGAAGCCATTCACGCCCTGGCTCTGCAGACCTCCGCGCCGGCCTGA
- the trmFO gene encoding FADH(2)-oxidizing methylenetetrahydrofolate--tRNA-(uracil(54)-C(5))-methyltransferase TrmFO, with the protein MVWVIGAGLAGTEAAWQIARAGVPVRVIEMRPVRRSPAHHSAECGELVCSNSFGALSADRAAGLLQQELRQLGSLVIGTADSHAVPAGGALAVDRGRFSGALTAALEAHPLITLERSEQLVLPPPGEIAVLATGPLTSEPLAEDLLRFTGRASCHFFDAASPIVEGEGIDMAVAFRASRYDKGDADYINCPMNKEQYLAFREALLSAEQAELKDFEQESAHFFEGCLPIEELARRGEDTMRYGPLKPIGLWDPRWGDLYDADVRRARRAYAVVQLRQEDRDGQLWNLVGFQTNLKWGEQKRVLRMIPGLENASFVRFGVMHRNTFLEAPQLLDATLQFRQRPSLLAAGQITGTEGYAAAVAGGWLAGTNAARLALGQAPICLPATTMAGALTHFIATAPSERFQPMPPNFGLMPELPERIRDKRRRYGAYRDRALADLAPFTAPSSAACMADPAVTPGADLALA; encoded by the coding sequence ATGGTCTGGGTGATCGGTGCCGGCCTGGCCGGTACTGAAGCGGCCTGGCAGATCGCCCGTGCGGGGGTTCCCGTGCGGGTCATTGAAATGCGGCCGGTGCGCCGCTCGCCGGCCCACCACAGCGCCGAGTGCGGTGAGCTGGTGTGCAGCAACAGCTTCGGCGCCCTCTCAGCCGACCGGGCTGCGGGCCTGCTGCAGCAGGAGTTGCGCCAGCTCGGTTCCTTGGTGATCGGCACCGCCGACAGCCATGCCGTGCCCGCCGGTGGGGCCCTGGCGGTCGACCGCGGCCGCTTCAGCGGCGCACTCACCGCAGCGCTGGAAGCCCATCCCCTGATCACCCTGGAGCGCAGCGAGCAGCTGGTGTTGCCGCCGCCCGGGGAGATCGCCGTGCTGGCCACCGGTCCGCTCACCAGTGAACCGCTGGCAGAGGATCTGCTGCGCTTCACCGGCCGCGCCTCCTGTCACTTCTTCGATGCCGCCAGCCCGATCGTGGAGGGCGAGGGCATTGACATGGCCGTGGCCTTCCGCGCCAGCCGCTACGACAAAGGCGACGCTGACTACATCAACTGCCCGATGAACAAGGAGCAGTACCTCGCTTTCCGTGAGGCACTGCTGAGCGCCGAGCAGGCCGAACTGAAGGATTTCGAGCAGGAAAGCGCCCACTTCTTTGAAGGCTGCCTGCCGATCGAGGAGCTGGCCCGCCGCGGCGAAGACACCATGCGCTACGGGCCGCTCAAGCCGATCGGCCTGTGGGATCCCCGCTGGGGCGACCTCTACGACGCCGATGTGCGTCGAGCCAGGCGGGCCTACGCCGTGGTGCAGCTGCGCCAGGAAGACCGGGACGGCCAGCTCTGGAACCTGGTGGGCTTTCAGACCAATCTCAAGTGGGGCGAGCAGAAGCGGGTGCTGCGCATGATCCCGGGCCTGGAAAACGCCAGCTTCGTGCGCTTCGGCGTGATGCACCGCAACACCTTCCTGGAAGCGCCCCAGCTGCTTGATGCCACCCTGCAGTTCCGCCAGCGTCCCAGCCTGCTGGCGGCCGGGCAGATCACCGGCACCGAAGGCTATGCGGCGGCGGTGGCCGGCGGCTGGCTCGCCGGCACCAACGCCGCTCGGCTGGCCTTGGGCCAGGCACCGATCTGCCTTCCCGCCACCACCATGGCCGGCGCCCTCACCCACTTCATCGCCACCGCGCCCAGCGAGCGCTTCCAGCCGATGCCGCCCAATTTCGGTCTGATGCCGGAGCTGCCGGAGCGCATCCGCGACAAACGCCGCCGCTACGGCGCTTACCGCGACCGCGCTCTGGCGGATCTCGCCCCCTTCACGGCACCATCCTCAGCGGCGTGCATGGCAGATCCGGCCGTCACTCCCGGGGCCGACCTGGCGCTTGCCTAG
- the crtH gene encoding carotenoid isomerase, with the protein MQQTSVNTSPVAGGEALDAVVIGSGIGGLVTASQLAAKGAKVLVLERYLIPGGSGGSFRREGYTFDVGASMIFGFGEKGHTNLLTRALADVGERQDTIPDPAQLEYHLPGGLNVAVDRDYDSFIARLTALFPHEATGIRAFYDTCWQVFRCLDAMPLLSLEDPAYLAKVFFRAPLACLGLARWLPVNVGDVARRHISDPALLKFIDMECFCWSVMPADRTPMINAGMVFSDRHAGGINYPRGGVGTIAEHLVRGLERHGGAIRYRSRVTRVVLEDGEAVGVELAGGETIRARRVISNATRWDTFGSLVDAAHTPAAETVWRRRYKPSASFLSLHLGVKAEVIPAGSHCHHLLLERWEEMEAEQGTVFVSIPTLLDPALAPPGYHIVHAFTPSAIDTWKELGPTAYAQAKQAAADRLIRRLETFLPGLGAAITHREVGTPRSHRRFLGRHQGSYGPIPALRLPGLLPMPFNRTGIPGLYCVGDSCFPGQGLNAVAFSGFACAHRVGADLGLNPWALPD; encoded by the coding sequence GTGCAGCAGACGAGCGTCAACACCTCCCCGGTGGCGGGCGGCGAGGCCTTGGATGCGGTGGTGATCGGCTCCGGCATCGGCGGGCTGGTGACGGCCAGCCAGCTGGCGGCCAAGGGGGCGAAGGTGCTGGTGCTGGAGCGCTACCTGATCCCGGGGGGCTCCGGCGGCAGCTTTCGGCGCGAGGGCTACACCTTCGATGTGGGCGCCTCGATGATCTTCGGCTTCGGCGAGAAGGGGCACACCAACCTGCTGACCCGCGCTCTGGCGGATGTGGGCGAACGACAGGACACCATCCCCGATCCTGCCCAGCTCGAGTACCACCTGCCCGGCGGTCTCAACGTGGCCGTCGATCGCGACTACGACAGCTTCATCGCCCGGCTCACGGCCCTGTTTCCGCACGAAGCCACCGGCATCCGCGCCTTCTACGACACCTGCTGGCAGGTGTTCCGCTGCCTCGATGCCATGCCGCTCCTCTCCCTGGAGGATCCGGCCTATCTGGCCAAGGTGTTCTTCAGAGCGCCCCTGGCCTGCCTGGGCCTGGCCCGCTGGCTGCCGGTGAACGTGGGCGATGTGGCGCGCCGGCACATCAGCGATCCGGCCCTGCTCAAGTTCATCGACATGGAGTGCTTCTGCTGGTCGGTGATGCCGGCCGATCGCACGCCGATGATCAATGCCGGCATGGTGTTCTCCGATCGCCATGCCGGCGGCATCAACTACCCCCGCGGTGGTGTCGGCACGATCGCCGAGCACCTGGTGCGCGGGCTGGAGCGTCACGGCGGCGCCATCCGCTACCGCAGCAGGGTCACCAGGGTGGTGCTGGAGGACGGCGAGGCGGTGGGGGTGGAGCTGGCCGGCGGTGAAACGATCCGCGCCCGGCGGGTGATCTCCAATGCCACCCGCTGGGACACCTTCGGCAGCCTGGTCGACGCCGCCCACACACCGGCTGCGGAAACGGTCTGGCGGCGGCGCTACAAACCCTCGGCGTCGTTCCTCTCGCTTCACCTGGGCGTGAAGGCGGAGGTGATTCCGGCGGGCAGCCATTGCCACCACCTGCTGCTGGAGCGCTGGGAGGAGATGGAGGCGGAGCAGGGCACGGTGTTCGTCTCGATTCCCACCCTGCTGGATCCGGCCCTGGCGCCGCCTGGCTACCACATCGTCCACGCCTTCACCCCATCGGCGATTGACACCTGGAAAGAGCTGGGGCCCACGGCCTACGCGCAGGCCAAGCAGGCCGCCGCCGATCGCCTCATCCGCCGCCTGGAAACCTTCCTGCCAGGCCTTGGCGCAGCCATCACCCACCGAGAGGTGGGCACACCCCGCAGCCACCGCCGCTTCCTGGGCCGGCATCAGGGCAGCTATGGCCCGATTCCGGCGCTGCGGCTGCCAGGTCTGCTGCCGATGCCGTTCAACCGCACCGGTATTCCGGGGCTCTATTGCGTGGGGGATTCCTGCTTCCCCGGCCAGGGGCTCAACGCCGTGGCCTTCAGCGGCTTCGCCTGCGCGCACCGGGTCGGCGCCGATCTGGGCCTCAACCCCTGGGCACTGCCGGACTGA
- the grxD gene encoding Grx4 family monothiol glutaredoxin produces METATQQRLEALVSSAPVVVFMKGNKLMPQCGFSNNVVQILNALGISFETFDVLSDPEVRQGIKEFSDWPTIPQVYVNGEFIGGSDILIEMYNSGELREKLAVALAS; encoded by the coding sequence ATGGAAACCGCCACGCAGCAACGCCTTGAAGCCCTCGTCAGCAGCGCACCCGTGGTGGTGTTCATGAAGGGCAACAAGCTCATGCCCCAATGCGGCTTCTCCAACAACGTGGTCCAGATCCTCAATGCACTCGGGATTTCGTTTGAAACCTTCGATGTGCTCTCTGATCCCGAGGTGCGCCAAGGCATCAAGGAATTCTCTGATTGGCCCACCATTCCTCAGGTGTACGTGAACGGGGAATTCATCGGCGGCTCCGACATCCTCATCGAGATGTACAACTCCGGCGAACTGCGCGAAAAACTCGCCGTGGCGCTGGCGTCCTGA
- a CDS encoding MgPME-cyclase complex family protein has product MTLPAPLTYHFVAASEAFLTVEEPLEEVLRERRRHYAERNQPIDFWLVLRPVFLEAAELQTVASSVPRPAAAVVSTDPKFIEFLKLRLEFVAKGSFLAPSATISDPLATT; this is encoded by the coding sequence ATGACCCTGCCTGCGCCCCTCACCTATCACTTCGTTGCCGCCAGCGAAGCGTTTCTGACCGTGGAGGAGCCGCTGGAGGAAGTGCTGCGCGAGCGCCGTCGCCACTACGCCGAGCGCAACCAGCCGATCGACTTCTGGCTCGTGCTGCGGCCTGTCTTTCTGGAGGCCGCTGAACTGCAGACCGTGGCCAGCAGCGTGCCCAGACCGGCGGCCGCGGTGGTGTCCACCGACCCGAAATTCATCGAATTCCTCAAATTGAGGCTGGAATTCGTGGCGAAGGGCAGCTTCCTGGCTCCTTCGGCCACCATCTCCGACCCGTTGGCCACCACCTGA
- a CDS encoding exodeoxyribonuclease V subunit gamma, with amino-acid sequence MLSVFRSNRAEQLAALLALQLLHDPPGPFETVRVVVNTWPTSRWLGEQLALELGGIAANLRFPFLTSELRQTVDGLLGEGAADSDPWRATELVWPLLELLPALAAGPDASLLAHWLEQRGHGQRPALDLPLWQLGRAIADSFDDLSLYRPAMVAAWCRGHDHNDRGQPLPADQLWQPRLFRQLHERLSRPPFGLKVLTAIERLRHGTACLDGLQGPLRLFGLSSAAPVQVHLLQALASVVPVDLYLLTPCRDLWQRCSDRRRSLDVAIELADPHDLDWLARTPGLEARFGRLGGEFQQLLEGTGDTQLAAEETRDLFVLPASGAEHQGRRPPSLLEQLQQQLVEAEAWPTLTLAPGDHSLEFHPCPGRLRQVQIVRDRLLQLLAEDPSLEPRHILVMTPQVEQLAPLLGSVFGDSGATGVTLPWRLTDRSQQGDASIGGALLQLLRLGGERLTASALEALLENGALQAHFDLEADEPAALNAALQAAGFRWGLDGTARGGDPTHSLRWAIDRLLLGQVLADQPGVAVGLTAPQALGGSVERQARWIRLLTQLQRVLEGLGRPRSAVAWGSHLAALLPELFGEGGERAWELQAIRAAIAEWQGSAARCPLPISAPVVAAVLEERLSSDSGRFGHRSGALTISALEPMRAIPHRVIVLMGLDADVFPRQRQRPGFDLMERERRLGDPSPADQDRYVLMEALLSARDHLLIAWTSREERKGEEMPPATAVRQWLELLKAELGEPVAQQLVVSHAANPLERVNFLATGERPPASCDRRQLLARQQLDGAAAVAPAWPLALQEPAEQAFGVGAEARAGGVAGVSEAELDPWSDLRDWLLAPQAQWLKELGLRPREWVEPLDDLEALELDERQRAWLLRQEHERQAAARPAAPEAGLLAAQSTPLPAPDWRHLAQGRGVLPPLSAGALEVQTLTGRWVTLQQLLAGLGEPQPLALRWQQGEEGAATQALAAELVAHGSTLVQVRLGNPRPCDRLGLWLELLLATAAGAAPREARLIARDKEAFKVVGVWAAPTQEEAAEQLNALLRWRQEHRLRCWPVPPAMGYAYALAERKKPGSGSSAASNAWEGGLFAMAEREEAPLALAFGGGTPATDLLAGRFGDLCGLALALWTPLLDAQVQP; translated from the coding sequence GTGCTGAGCGTTTTCCGCAGCAACCGCGCTGAACAGCTGGCCGCCCTGCTGGCGCTCCAGCTGCTGCACGACCCCCCCGGTCCTTTCGAAACCGTGCGGGTGGTGGTGAACACCTGGCCCACCAGCCGCTGGCTGGGCGAGCAGCTGGCCCTGGAACTCGGTGGTATCGCCGCCAACCTGCGCTTTCCCTTTCTCACCAGCGAGCTGCGCCAGACCGTGGACGGTCTGCTGGGCGAAGGCGCCGCAGACAGTGATCCGTGGCGGGCCACCGAGCTGGTCTGGCCGCTGCTGGAGCTGCTCCCCGCGCTCGCCGCCGGCCCCGACGCCTCCCTGCTGGCCCACTGGCTGGAGCAGCGCGGCCATGGCCAGCGGCCGGCCCTCGATCTGCCCCTGTGGCAACTGGGCCGGGCGATCGCCGACAGCTTCGACGACCTCAGCCTCTACCGGCCGGCGATGGTGGCCGCCTGGTGCCGCGGCCATGACCACAACGACCGCGGCCAACCGCTGCCGGCCGATCAGCTCTGGCAACCGCGCCTGTTCCGCCAGCTGCATGAGCGGCTGAGCCGGCCGCCCTTCGGCCTCAAGGTGCTCACGGCGATCGAGCGGCTGCGCCACGGCACCGCCTGCCTCGATGGGCTCCAGGGTCCGCTGCGGCTGTTCGGCCTGAGCAGTGCCGCTCCGGTGCAGGTGCACCTGCTGCAGGCGCTCGCCTCCGTGGTGCCGGTGGATCTCTACCTGCTCACCCCCTGCCGCGATCTCTGGCAGCGCTGCAGCGACCGGCGCCGCAGCCTCGATGTGGCGATCGAGCTGGCCGATCCCCACGACCTCGACTGGCTGGCGCGCACACCCGGACTCGAAGCCCGCTTCGGGCGACTCGGCGGCGAATTCCAGCAACTGCTGGAGGGCACCGGCGACACCCAGCTGGCCGCCGAGGAAACCCGCGATCTCTTCGTTCTGCCGGCCAGTGGGGCCGAGCACCAGGGGCGGCGGCCGCCCAGCTTGCTGGAGCAGCTGCAGCAGCAGCTGGTGGAGGCGGAGGCCTGGCCCACCCTGACGCTGGCGCCCGGGGACCACTCGCTGGAGTTCCACCCCTGTCCGGGGCGGCTGCGCCAGGTGCAGATCGTGCGCGACCGGTTGCTGCAGCTGCTGGCCGAGGATCCCAGCCTCGAACCACGCCACATCCTGGTGATGACCCCCCAGGTGGAGCAGCTGGCGCCGTTGCTGGGCTCGGTGTTCGGCGACAGCGGCGCCACCGGTGTGACCCTCCCCTGGCGGCTCACCGACCGCAGCCAGCAGGGGGACGCCAGCATCGGCGGGGCCCTGCTGCAGCTGCTGCGCCTGGGGGGAGAGCGGCTCACCGCCTCAGCGCTGGAGGCGCTGCTGGAGAACGGCGCCCTGCAGGCCCACTTCGATCTGGAAGCCGATGAACCGGCCGCCCTGAATGCCGCGCTGCAGGCCGCAGGCTTCCGCTGGGGCCTCGATGGCACCGCCCGCGGCGGTGATCCCACCCACAGCCTGCGCTGGGCCATCGACCGGTTGCTGCTGGGCCAGGTGCTGGCCGATCAACCGGGCGTGGCCGTGGGGCTGACCGCCCCGCAGGCGCTGGGGGGCAGCGTGGAGCGCCAGGCGCGCTGGATCCGGCTGCTCACCCAGCTGCAGCGCGTGCTCGAAGGGCTGGGCCGGCCGCGCAGCGCCGTCGCCTGGGGCAGCCACCTGGCCGCCCTGCTGCCGGAGCTGTTCGGCGAGGGAGGGGAGCGGGCCTGGGAGCTGCAGGCGATTCGTGCCGCCATCGCCGAGTGGCAAGGCAGCGCCGCCCGCTGCCCGCTGCCGATCAGCGCTCCCGTGGTGGCCGCCGTGCTGGAGGAGCGCCTCTCCAGCGACAGCGGTCGCTTCGGCCATCGCAGCGGCGCCCTCACAATCAGCGCCCTGGAACCGATGCGGGCCATTCCCCACCGGGTGATCGTGCTGATGGGCCTCGATGCCGATGTGTTTCCACGGCAACGGCAGCGACCCGGCTTCGACCTGATGGAACGGGAACGGCGGCTTGGTGACCCCAGTCCCGCCGACCAGGACCGCTACGTGTTGATGGAGGCGTTGCTGTCGGCCCGCGACCACCTGCTGATCGCCTGGACCAGCCGCGAGGAGCGCAAAGGGGAAGAGATGCCACCGGCCACCGCCGTGCGCCAGTGGCTGGAGCTGCTGAAGGCGGAGCTGGGGGAGCCGGTGGCGCAGCAGCTGGTGGTCAGCCATGCCGCCAACCCGCTGGAGCGGGTCAACTTCCTCGCCACGGGCGAGCGGCCACCGGCCAGCTGCGACCGGCGGCAGCTGCTGGCACGCCAGCAGCTTGATGGCGCTGCGGCGGTGGCGCCGGCCTGGCCGTTGGCCCTGCAGGAGCCGGCCGAACAAGCGTTCGGCGTTGGGGCGGAGGCGCGGGCCGGCGGCGTTGCTGGCGTGAGCGAGGCCGAGCTGGATCCCTGGAGCGACCTGCGCGACTGGCTGCTGGCGCCCCAGGCCCAGTGGCTGAAGGAGCTGGGGCTGCGGCCCAGGGAGTGGGTGGAGCCGCTCGATGACCTCGAAGCACTCGAACTCGACGAACGGCAGCGGGCCTGGCTGCTGCGTCAGGAGCACGAGCGGCAGGCCGCCGCGCGGCCGGCGGCACCAGAAGCGGGGCTGTTGGCCGCGCAGAGCACCCCCCTGCCCGCCCCCGACTGGCGCCACCTGGCGCAGGGGCGTGGCGTGCTGCCGCCGCTCAGTGCCGGAGCCCTGGAAGTGCAGACCCTGACGGGCCGCTGGGTCACGCTGCAGCAGTTGCTGGCAGGCCTGGGCGAGCCACAACCCCTGGCGCTGCGCTGGCAGCAAGGCGAGGAGGGCGCGGCTACGCAAGCCCTGGCCGCCGAGCTGGTGGCCCACGGCAGCACGCTGGTGCAGGTGCGGCTCGGAAATCCCCGCCCCTGCGACCGCCTCGGCCTGTGGCTGGAGCTGCTGCTGGCCACCGCGGCCGGTGCCGCCCCCAGGGAAGCCCGCCTGATCGCCCGCGACAAGGAGGCCTTCAAGGTGGTGGGCGTCTGGGCGGCTCCCACGCAGGAGGAAGCGGCGGAGCAGCTCAACGCCCTGCTCCGCTGGCGCCAGGAGCACCGCCTGCGCTGTTGGCCGGTGCCACCGGCCATGGGCTACGCCTACGCGCTGGCGGAACGGAAAAAACCCGGCAGTGGTTCCAGCGCCGCCAGCAACGCCTGGGAAGGGGGGCTGTTCGCCATGGCGGAACGGGAGGAGGCACCGCTGGCGCTGGCTTTCGGTGGGGGCACGCCCGCCACCGACCTGCTGGCCGGACGCTTCGGCGATCTCTGCGGCCTGGCGCTGGCACTGTGGACCCCGCTGCTGGACGCGCAGGTGCAGCCGTGA
- a CDS encoding response regulator transcription factor, producing MKRILVVDPHPTLRTVLAQRLRQDGHLAAAVATASEALQLCEDQMPDLLVSAELLEESSALRLAAHLRCPVMVLTARTGADPVVSLLDAGADDVLRKPFGLEELAARSRSLLRRSGNGLQERVCVGPLEVHLLLRQVTLHDQPVELSPREFALLCALLMPPGMVRSRQELLRMAWPPFSGGPRSVDTQVLTLRRKLELAGLGEGGGIETVRQQGYRFSLETLPEANDMPQAPTTPLRQPTSAN from the coding sequence CTGAAACGCATCCTGGTGGTGGACCCCCACCCCACCCTGCGCACGGTGCTGGCCCAGCGCCTTCGCCAGGACGGCCACCTGGCCGCCGCGGTGGCCACGGCCAGCGAGGCGCTGCAGCTCTGCGAAGACCAGATGCCCGATCTGCTGGTGAGCGCCGAACTGCTGGAGGAAAGCTCGGCCCTGCGCCTGGCGGCCCACCTGCGCTGTCCGGTGATGGTGCTCACAGCCCGCACCGGCGCCGATCCGGTGGTGTCCCTGCTGGATGCCGGCGCCGACGACGTCCTGCGCAAGCCCTTCGGCCTCGAGGAGCTGGCGGCCCGCAGCCGCAGCCTGCTCAGGCGCAGTGGCAACGGCCTGCAGGAGCGGGTGTGCGTGGGACCGCTGGAGGTGCATCTGCTGCTTCGTCAGGTCACCCTTCACGACCAACCGGTGGAGCTGAGCCCGCGCGAGTTCGCCCTGCTCTGCGCCCTTCTGATGCCACCCGGCATGGTGCGCAGCCGCCAGGAGCTGCTGCGGATGGCCTGGCCCCCGTTCAGCGGTGGCCCCCGCTCGGTGGACACCCAGGTGCTCACCCTGCGCCGCAAGCTGGAGCTGGCCGGCCTTGGCGAAGGCGGTGGCATTGAAACTGTGCGTCAGCAGGGCTATCGCTTCAGCCTGGAAACCCTGCCGGAAGCCAACGACATGCCGCAGGCTCCCACCACACCACTGCGCCAACCCACCAGCGCCAACTGA
- a CDS encoding metallophosphoesterase, whose protein sequence is MLPPSQPSRHWVIGDVHGCADALQSLLERLPTGDRLVLCGDVINRGPHIERAMQLAWSLVQEGRAVWLRGNHEQRLLDSLRRGSWLRNPALAGCETYRQLGDSRCRLWQERLDVLPLTYAGKGWVAAHAGFNPHTWAPDLSIRLPFWQAYDGRFGDVVIGHTPAPTVRRLNRIVMIDTGACYGGTLTAYCPENGASISVPGTGYPQRARAGQAALGSF, encoded by the coding sequence ATGCTTCCCCCTTCGCAGCCTTCCCGTCACTGGGTGATCGGTGACGTGCATGGCTGCGCCGATGCCCTGCAGTCGCTGCTGGAACGGCTGCCCACCGGCGATCGCCTCGTGCTGTGCGGCGATGTGATCAACCGCGGCCCCCACATCGAGCGGGCCATGCAGCTGGCCTGGAGTCTCGTGCAGGAAGGCCGCGCCGTATGGCTGCGCGGCAACCACGAGCAGCGGCTGCTCGATTCGCTGCGCCGGGGCAGTTGGCTGCGCAACCCCGCCCTGGCCGGCTGTGAAACCTACCGCCAGCTGGGGGATTCCCGCTGCCGCCTGTGGCAGGAACGCCTCGACGTGCTGCCGCTCACCTATGCAGGCAAGGGCTGGGTTGCCGCCCACGCTGGCTTCAACCCCCACACCTGGGCGCCGGATCTGAGCATCCGCCTGCCCTTCTGGCAGGCCTACGACGGCCGCTTCGGCGATGTGGTGATCGGTCACACGCCGGCCCCAACGGTGCGTCGCCTCAACCGCATCGTGATGATCGACACCGGCGCCTGCTACGGCGGCACCCTCACCGCCTATTGCCCCGAGAACGGCGCCAGCATCTCCGTGCCTGGCACGGGCTATCCGCAGCGGGCTCGTGCAGGCCAGGCCGCGCTCGGCTCCTTCTGA